From a region of the bacterium genome:
- a CDS encoding SpoIID/LytB domain-containing protein, translating to MTSTIRSNPLTVRVGLLEAYEKLTFQMYGSYSVESLSGEPVREAKPSAVRWRARVEDSIPAQFLFSVLVNSYEHREDALALAETFEARNMPAVARQIGGPIEINGRVIGDNTLYRVQVGNFRNELDAQPLLDSLDDDYAPRIVREVLRDSHGTIELFDADLVETYTIRDGFRLIPASTDAKTTIFGVLTGSGFKYERAENREYGGVIEVYLDHSGKLAVINEIPIDTYLKGVVPAEMPAGFPHEALKAQAVLARSVVLAEKSTKHLNDSFELCAHVHCQVYTGLTQEDPRTTAAVEETKGEVLVNDSSLVEAFYSAVCGGHTEDAATTWATPSLHPSAGRPCATDTAALPDLTTEAGARKWVLSTPNVCCNVAGLNLPVSGDYARKHFRWEVSYSRQELEGIIRDKTGVDVGTLFDILPVKRGKSGRLIEVEILGSRRNLRVKRELKIRRALSKTALESSCFIVDVVQDSSGMPMEIVFNGAGWGHGVGMCQCGAARLALDGKTAEDIFKFYFPGTMVEKVY from the coding sequence ATGACGTCCACAATCCGTTCCAATCCGCTAACCGTCCGCGTCGGCCTGCTGGAAGCTTATGAGAAGCTCACCTTCCAGATGTACGGCAGCTACAGTGTCGAATCACTGAGCGGCGAGCCGGTGCGCGAAGCGAAGCCGTCCGCAGTCCGATGGCGAGCACGTGTGGAAGATTCCATCCCCGCGCAGTTCCTCTTCAGCGTGCTCGTGAATTCCTACGAGCACCGCGAGGATGCTCTGGCGCTGGCGGAGACGTTTGAAGCCCGCAACATGCCCGCCGTGGCCCGCCAGATCGGCGGCCCGATCGAGATCAACGGCCGCGTGATCGGCGACAACACGCTCTACCGCGTGCAGGTCGGCAACTTCCGCAATGAACTCGATGCCCAGCCGCTGCTCGATTCTCTCGATGACGATTACGCGCCGCGCATCGTGCGCGAGGTGCTGCGCGACTCCCACGGCACCATCGAGCTGTTCGACGCCGACCTCGTGGAGACTTACACTATCCGCGACGGCTTCCGCCTGATTCCCGCTTCGACAGACGCCAAGACGACGATCTTCGGCGTGCTCACCGGCAGCGGCTTCAAGTATGAGCGCGCGGAAAACCGCGAGTACGGCGGGGTGATCGAAGTCTACCTCGACCATTCGGGCAAACTGGCGGTGATCAACGAGATCCCCATCGACACCTATCTGAAGGGCGTGGTGCCCGCCGAAATGCCCGCCGGATTTCCGCACGAAGCCCTCAAGGCGCAGGCGGTGCTGGCGCGATCCGTGGTGCTGGCGGAAAAGTCCACCAAGCACCTTAACGACTCCTTCGAACTTTGCGCGCACGTCCACTGCCAGGTCTATACGGGCCTGACGCAGGAGGACCCGCGCACCACGGCGGCGGTAGAAGAAACCAAAGGCGAGGTACTGGTTAACGACAGTTCATTGGTAGAAGCTTTTTACAGTGCGGTTTGCGGCGGACACACGGAAGACGCCGCCACCACCTGGGCAACGCCGTCACTGCATCCGTCCGCGGGACGTCCCTGTGCCACGGACACGGCAGCGCTGCCCGATCTGACCACCGAAGCCGGCGCGCGCAAGTGGGTGCTGTCCACGCCCAATGTCTGTTGCAATGTGGCGGGGCTGAATCTGCCCGTCTCCGGCGATTATGCCCGCAAGCACTTCCGCTGGGAGGTCTCCTACTCGCGGCAGGAACTGGAAGGCATCATCCGCGATAAAACGGGTGTAGATGTGGGCACGCTGTTCGACATTCTGCCCGTCAAGCGCGGCAAGAGCGGCCGGCTGATCGAAGTGGAGATCCTCGGCTCACGGCGGAATCTGCGGGTCAAGCGGGAACTGAAGATCCGTCGCGCGCTTTCCAAGACGGCGCTGGAGAGTTCCTGCTTTATCGTGGATGTGGTGCAGGACAGCAGCGGCATGCCGATGGAGATTGTCTTCAACGGCGCGGGCTGGGGCCACGGTGTGGGCATGTGCCAGTGCGGCGCGGCCCGGCTGGCGCTCGACGGCAAAACCGCCGAGGACATCTTCAAATTCTACTTCCCTGGCACGATGGTGGAGAAAGTGTACTGA
- the prfB gene encoding peptide chain release factor 2 (programmed frameshift): MKPDELQYQINELKPKLEDLRGLFDVEKREGEIKKLGEMSGGGALWDDPQQAQKVLKQLADHRSWVAEFRKVEKGLGDLAALVEMAGEGGFSESELEDEYKKYMQDFENLELRAMLTGRDDARNAIVHIHPGAGGTESQDWAGMLFRMYMYWFAKRGWKTDLLDYEPAEEAGIKSAVIEVSGEYVYGFCKAELGVHRLVRISPFDSNARRHTSFASVFVYPEVDEVPEIEIKPDDLRIDTYRSSGAGGQHVNRTESAIRITHIPTNIVVTCQSDRSQHRNRESAMKVLTARLYQHWLDTEGAKNKIIEDSKTEIAWGHQIRSYVFQPYQMVKDHRTNVETSNVQKVMDGDIDDFVRAYLLLGAQGKFARSRGKVEGSA, translated from the exons ATGAAACCGGATGAACTGCAATATCAGATTAACGAATTGAAGCCGAAACTGGAAGACCTGCGG GGTCTCTTTGACGTTGAGAAACGGGAAGGGGAGATCAAGAAATTAGGCGAGATGTCGGGCGGGGGGGCGCTGTGGGATGATCCGCAGCAGGCGCAGAAGGTGCTCAAGCAGCTTGCCGATCACCGCAGTTGGGTGGCCGAATTCCGCAAAGTCGAGAAGGGCCTCGGGGATCTGGCCGCTTTAGTGGAGATGGCGGGCGAGGGCGGGTTCTCCGAAAGCGAACTGGAGGACGAATACAAGAAGTACATGCAGGACTTCGAGAACCTCGAACTGCGCGCCATGCTGACGGGCCGCGACGACGCGCGCAACGCGATTGTGCACATCCACCCGGGAGCAGGCGGCACCGAATCGCAGGATTGGGCGGGGATGCTGTTCCGCATGTATATGTACTGGTTTGCAAAACGCGGCTGGAAGACCGACCTGCTGGACTATGAACCTGCCGAAGAGGCGGGCATCAAGAGCGCAGTGATCGAAGTCAGCGGGGAATATGTTTATGGGTTCTGCAAGGCGGAATTGGGCGTGCACCGGCTGGTGAGAATTTCGCCCTTCGATTCCAACGCGCGGCGGCACACAAGTTTTGCCAGCGTGTTTGTCTATCCGGAAGTCGACGAAGTGCCGGAAATCGAAATCAAACCCGACGACCTGCGGATCGACACCTACCGTTCCTCGGGAGCGGGCGGGCAGCACGTCAACCGCACCGAGTCCGCGATCCGCATCACGCATATTCCCACCAACATTGTTGTGACCTGCCAGTCGGACCGCAGCCAGCACCGCAACCGCGAAAGCGCGATGAAGGTGCTCACCGCGCGGCTCTATCAACACTGGCTGGATACCGAAGGCGCCAAGAACAAGATCATCGAGGACAGCAAGACGGAGATCGCCTGGGGCCACCAGATCCGCTCCTATGTCTTTCAGCCCTACCAGATGGTCAAGGACCACCGCACCAATGTTGAGACCTCGAATGTGCAGAAGGTGATGGATGGCGATATCGATGACTTCGTGCGCGCGTACCTGCTGCTGGGAGCGCAGGGGAAATTCGCGCGGTCGAGAGGTAAAGTAGAAGGATCGGCTTAA
- a CDS encoding S8 family serine peptidase, with translation MRRLVGLWFMLAVSAALVLGQAKDNGEPYYDFVKGEVLVKFKTPAAVNELCAQLGGSVIEYRAELDYYRVGVTTGQEAAAVKSFRARGEVEWANFNYIARAFYTPDDTYYHFQWHYPAINMPAAWDVTRGSPEVVVAVVDMGFYFNHQDFANVTTVHPRDFVDNDNNPATTAEYSHGAHVAGTIFATTNNNLGVAGIAPLCTFMPVRALNDSGSGTAANIAAGIVWASDNGADVINLSLGYPVTGVPQDPGPPTSTAIQTAAAAGVVVCAAAGNDGAGYVGYPAAYTSCIAVGATGYDDNIAPYSNHGSELDVVAPGGNTDQDLNQDGQPDGVLSVSRDSNGDNYVWMQGTSMASPHVAGVAALLLSHGLTPAQVRPALQETALDLGAAGWDNLYGWGRINAQAALAWHQGGGGGTVLLNEGFEGGVPPQNWLTYEGGATSSNWSSLEGNTHASGGTEPHGGSNAAYHDDDLASPGDSVRDWLIFPAVDIPSTATSAQVSFYQRNAYVNAQYYGLHALLYSTDDSTYAIAQTFGTPQTTWAQETVNVISLQGRHVWFAFYYVGNNGSEWYVDDVTVTVSTPGAAGERTAVVKLLALDSPYPNPFNSVVQIPLELNQTSRVELSVYNELGQRVTTLLPSTALAAGSHRFTWNAAGVASGSYFVRLAAPDNVQTRKVLLIK, from the coding sequence ATGAGACGGTTGGTAGGGCTATGGTTCATGCTGGCGGTGTCCGCCGCGCTGGTGCTGGGACAGGCGAAGGACAACGGCGAGCCGTATTATGATTTTGTAAAGGGCGAAGTGCTGGTGAAGTTCAAAACGCCGGCGGCGGTGAACGAATTGTGCGCGCAGCTTGGCGGATCGGTTATCGAATATCGCGCGGAGCTGGACTATTACCGCGTAGGCGTGACGACCGGCCAGGAAGCGGCGGCGGTGAAGAGTTTTCGCGCGCGGGGAGAAGTGGAGTGGGCCAACTTCAATTATATTGCCCGCGCCTTTTACACACCCGACGACACCTACTACCACTTCCAGTGGCACTATCCGGCGATCAACATGCCCGCGGCTTGGGATGTGACGCGTGGCTCTCCCGAGGTTGTCGTGGCGGTAGTGGATATGGGTTTCTATTTCAACCATCAGGACTTTGCCAATGTGACCACCGTGCACCCGCGCGATTTTGTGGACAACGACAACAATCCCGCGACGACGGCGGAATATTCCCACGGCGCTCACGTGGCAGGGACGATCTTTGCCACCACCAATAACAATCTGGGCGTGGCGGGCATCGCGCCGCTCTGCACCTTTATGCCCGTGCGGGCGCTGAATGACAGCGGCAGCGGCACGGCGGCCAACATCGCGGCGGGCATTGTCTGGGCCAGCGATAACGGCGCGGATGTGATCAACCTCTCCCTTGGCTATCCGGTGACGGGTGTGCCGCAGGATCCCGGTCCTCCGACCTCCACGGCCATTCAAACGGCGGCAGCCGCCGGCGTGGTGGTGTGCGCGGCGGCGGGAAATGACGGCGCGGGTTATGTGGGCTATCCGGCGGCGTACACGAGCTGCATCGCCGTGGGCGCTACGGGGTATGATGATAACATTGCACCCTATTCCAATCACGGCAGCGAACTGGACGTGGTGGCACCCGGCGGCAACACCGATCAGGATCTGAATCAGGACGGCCAGCCGGACGGAGTGCTCTCGGTTTCGCGGGACAGCAACGGCGACAACTACGTGTGGATGCAGGGAACGTCCATGGCGTCGCCGCATGTGGCTGGCGTGGCGGCATTGCTGCTCAGTCACGGTTTGACTCCCGCGCAAGTGCGGCCGGCGTTGCAGGAAACGGCGCTGGATCTGGGAGCGGCGGGGTGGGACAACCTGTACGGCTGGGGGCGGATCAATGCCCAGGCGGCGCTGGCATGGCATCAGGGCGGCGGCGGCGGAACAGTGCTGCTGAATGAAGGCTTCGAAGGCGGAGTGCCACCGCAGAACTGGCTGACCTACGAAGGCGGCGCGACGTCCTCCAACTGGTCGTCGCTGGAGGGCAATACGCACGCGTCCGGCGGCACCGAACCGCACGGCGGCAGCAATGCGGCTTATCACGATGACGACCTCGCGTCGCCGGGAGACTCGGTGCGTGACTGGCTGATCTTCCCCGCGGTGGATATTCCGTCCACGGCGACCAGCGCGCAGGTGTCGTTCTATCAGCGCAATGCCTACGTCAATGCGCAGTATTACGGTTTGCACGCGCTGCTCTATTCCACGGATGATTCCACCTATGCGATTGCGCAGACGTTCGGCACGCCGCAGACGACATGGGCTCAGGAAACGGTGAACGTGATCTCCTTGCAGGGACGGCATGTCTGGTTTGCCTTCTATTATGTGGGCAACAACGGCAGCGAGTGGTATGTGGATGATGTGACCGTGACGGTGAGCACACCCGGCGCGGCGGGCGAGCGCACGGCGGTGGTGAAGCTGCTGGCGCTGGACAGTCCCTATCCGAATCCCTTCAACAGCGTCGTGCAGATTCCGCTGGAGCTGAATCAAACCTCGCGCGTGGAACTCTCGGTTTACAATGAACTCGGGCAGCGCGTCACCACGTTGCTGCCATCCACGGCGCTGGCGGCAGGCAGCCACCGTTTCACCTGGAATGCGGCGGGTGTGGCCAGTGGTTCGTATTTTGTGCGGCTTGCCGCCCCGGATAATGTGCAGACCCGCAAGGTGCTGCTCATCAAGTAG
- the alr gene encoding alanine racemase has protein sequence MDSYSHKTHPISLAEVVTAESMRPHRPTFARVDRAALAANFQAFRNLAKGAKIMAVLKADAYGHGLLGCSRIFSELGVDYLGVAFVEEGIALRRAGFSEPILVLGGIVGTQIALFLDYDLDMTASSVFKIEAINEAAKGTGKRGRVHIKIDTGMNRIGQNWRTVDELFAAVHRCDRVEVAGIYSHLATAEDADTTFAKVQIARFKEALEKARAAGVEPGLRHIVNSAGAIQFPEAHFDMIRPGLGLYGTHASPDLAPRFPLTPAMSLVSEIVYMKRVRKGEGVSYGLRWSAPEDVWVATVPVGYGDGYPRLLSGSPVLIGGKRYPIVGTVCMDQLMVNLGQDRCRVGTEVVMWGRQGDAEITLWELCKPAGFIPYELPIYLTGRVPRVFG, from the coding sequence GTGGATTCTTATTCTCACAAAACTCATCCGATCAGTCTGGCGGAAGTGGTGACGGCGGAATCGATGCGGCCGCACCGTCCGACCTTTGCGCGTGTGGATCGAGCGGCGCTCGCGGCCAATTTTCAGGCGTTTCGCAATCTGGCCAAGGGCGCGAAGATCATGGCCGTGCTGAAGGCCGATGCCTATGGTCACGGACTGCTGGGCTGCTCGCGGATCTTCTCCGAACTGGGAGTGGACTACCTCGGTGTGGCCTTTGTGGAGGAGGGGATTGCGCTGCGCCGCGCGGGATTTTCCGAACCGATTCTGGTGCTGGGCGGGATTGTGGGCACGCAGATCGCGCTGTTTCTGGACTATGATCTGGATATGACGGCCAGCAGCGTGTTTAAGATCGAAGCCATCAACGAGGCGGCGAAGGGCACGGGCAAACGGGGGCGCGTGCACATCAAGATCGACACGGGAATGAACCGCATCGGGCAGAACTGGCGCACGGTGGATGAGTTGTTTGCGGCGGTGCACCGCTGCGACCGCGTGGAAGTGGCGGGGATTTACTCCCATCTGGCCACAGCGGAAGATGCCGATACCACATTTGCTAAGGTGCAGATTGCGCGCTTTAAGGAGGCTCTGGAAAAGGCGCGCGCGGCGGGGGTGGAGCCGGGGCTGCGGCACATCGTAAACAGCGCGGGGGCGATTCAGTTTCCCGAGGCGCATTTCGACATGATCCGTCCGGGGCTGGGACTGTACGGCACTCATGCGTCGCCGGATCTGGCGCCGAGGTTTCCGCTGACTCCGGCGATGTCACTGGTCAGCGAGATTGTGTACATGAAGCGCGTGCGCAAGGGGGAAGGCGTGAGCTACGGTCTGCGCTGGAGCGCGCCGGAGGATGTGTGGGTGGCCACGGTGCCGGTGGGCTATGGCGACGGTTACCCGCGCCTGCTGTCGGGCAGTCCGGTGCTGATCGGCGGCAAACGCTATCCGATTGTGGGCACGGTGTGCATGGACCAGTTGATGGTCAACCTCGGCCAGGACCGCTGCCGCGTCGGCACCGAGGTGGTGATGTGGGGCCGCCAAGGAGATGCCGAAATCACGCTTTGGGAACTCTGCAAGCCTGCGGGCTTCATCCCTTACGAACTGCCCATTTATTTGACGGGAAGAGTGCCGAGGGTGTTTGGGTGA
- a CDS encoding toll/interleukin-1 receptor domain-containing protein, whose translation MKDSYDVYVSSSVEDEQWVSERLLKRLADAGLSVCDYAEEFDVGLGRALLRSSKIIVVMTPNWVEQSWPFFESTMVSMDDPDEIRRKLILIRLAHCNVPPRLSTMTYLDCATRDLWEDSIRQVLSILGVRSPQVTTAGQINTMIPGQDERVNLLVNQEIFISHSSKDKPLAQSLVKLLQLGLGVGRERIFCSSLAGMDIPAGKDFKEHIKLKLGVAKTVIVMASENYFDSPFCLCELGATWALSNDLFPLLIPPLSYDDAKVVLRELQIEQINASNGLNKLKDRLVNQLRLNTPDTTGWEDSRNDFLGGLASVLEKLPKPMRILQTEHEDMLREVAALRLQIEDLKKHALSNTSGVDVNGAQIVTVSPVAAVQKDDTLTSDLPIPQTEENVFDSTEGEARVFLNVIGDIAADFAKVRSGTSNLIKKAFFLSHCRLAFWLPDDGDGTSIGEAVYRAQQYRYVYVDERGLVTLNTSEKLIGRLSTRFLTLDGLVERASERFREAYADEHDCYPDLRNRAFWETHFALPERY comes from the coding sequence ATGAAGGATTCTTACGACGTATATGTAAGCTCGAGCGTTGAGGACGAGCAGTGGGTTTCTGAACGGTTGTTGAAGCGACTCGCGGACGCGGGATTGTCAGTATGCGATTATGCAGAGGAGTTTGACGTCGGTTTGGGAAGGGCACTTCTTCGCAGTAGCAAGATCATCGTGGTGATGACTCCGAATTGGGTGGAACAAAGCTGGCCCTTCTTCGAATCCACAATGGTGAGCATGGATGACCCTGATGAAATTCGGCGGAAGCTAATTCTGATAAGACTCGCGCATTGTAACGTCCCGCCGCGTTTGTCCACGATGACCTATTTGGATTGTGCAACGCGGGACTTGTGGGAAGATAGTATTCGACAAGTGTTGTCAATCTTGGGTGTCCGCAGCCCTCAAGTGACCACTGCCGGTCAGATAAACACTATGATCCCGGGACAAGATGAGAGAGTCAATTTACTCGTGAATCAAGAGATCTTCATCAGCCATTCCAGCAAAGACAAGCCACTTGCCCAATCGCTTGTGAAGCTCTTGCAACTTGGCTTGGGCGTGGGGCGTGAGAGAATATTTTGTTCTTCGCTTGCAGGCATGGATATTCCGGCCGGTAAGGATTTCAAAGAGCACATCAAGCTCAAGCTTGGCGTAGCCAAGACCGTCATTGTTATGGCCTCAGAGAATTATTTCGACAGCCCGTTCTGCCTTTGCGAACTGGGGGCAACTTGGGCTTTGTCTAATGACCTGTTCCCGCTGCTTATTCCACCGTTGAGCTACGATGATGCCAAGGTTGTATTGCGAGAACTTCAAATCGAGCAGATCAACGCGAGTAACGGACTCAATAAATTGAAGGACCGGTTGGTCAACCAGTTGAGGCTCAACACACCGGACACCACGGGATGGGAGGACAGCAGAAATGACTTTCTTGGTGGGCTCGCCAGCGTGCTGGAAAAGCTGCCCAAGCCGATGCGAATACTACAGACAGAGCACGAAGACATGTTGAGAGAGGTAGCGGCCCTCCGTCTCCAAATTGAGGATTTGAAAAAGCACGCACTGAGCAATACGTCAGGAGTGGACGTTAATGGAGCGCAGATCGTCACAGTATCACCTGTCGCGGCGGTTCAGAAAGACGACACATTGACCAGTGATCTCCCAATTCCTCAGACAGAAGAAAATGTTTTTGACAGTACGGAAGGAGAAGCGCGAGTCTTTTTGAATGTCATAGGTGATATTGCGGCAGACTTTGCAAAGGTGCGTAGTGGAACGTCAAATCTGATAAAGAAGGCGTTCTTCCTGTCGCATTGTAGACTCGCCTTTTGGCTGCCGGATGACGGCGATGGTACAAGTATTGGCGAAGCGGTGTATCGCGCGCAACAGTACCGATACGTTTATGTCGACGAACGAGGTCTCGTTACACTCAACACCAGCGAAAAGCTCATAGGGAGATTGAGCACAAGGTTTTTGACACTAGACGGCCTTGTCGAGAGGGCGAGCGAGCGGTTTCGCGAGGCGTATGCCGACGAGCATGACTGCTATCCGGACCTTCGCAATCGCGCCTTCTGGGAAACGCATTTCGCTTTGCCTGAGAGGTATTAG
- a CDS encoding cytidylate kinase-like family protein, whose translation MAQRLVDAYPSSIEHRLDTQLSLAARIRSHEAQSVPKTAPFITLSRQYGCEAIALAEALMPRLAEAEGLSGERWQMYSRQILETMASQEHLSSRLIEALDVHTRSNIEEFFDTLLGKSPPDIRVLKHLVRTERALASIGHCIIIGRGGVLLTAGLPGGMHVRLIAPEAWRLSHLVKQFGWDERKAQDYLHEEESGRHSFFHKYLGQDENDPLHYDLILNVAHLGREEQVAAILGLFNERLPKKPKL comes from the coding sequence ATGGCACAGCGACTGGTGGATGCTTATCCTTCAAGCATCGAACATCGGCTGGATACCCAGCTCTCTCTTGCGGCGCGCATCCGGTCTCACGAGGCCCAGTCCGTGCCGAAGACCGCGCCGTTTATCACACTTTCGCGGCAATATGGCTGCGAAGCCATTGCGCTGGCGGAGGCCCTGATGCCCCGGCTGGCGGAGGCCGAAGGTCTTTCCGGCGAGCGCTGGCAGATGTACAGCCGGCAGATTCTGGAAACGATGGCGTCGCAGGAGCATCTTTCCAGCCGCCTGATTGAAGCGTTGGACGTGCACACCCGCAGCAACATCGAGGAGTTTTTCGATACGCTGCTGGGCAAATCGCCGCCGGATATCCGGGTGCTCAAGCATCTGGTGCGCACCGAACGCGCGCTGGCATCGATCGGGCACTGCATTATCATCGGTCGCGGCGGCGTGCTGCTGACCGCGGGACTTCCCGGCGGGATGCATGTCCGGTTGATCGCTCCCGAAGCATGGCGGCTGAGCCATCTGGTCAAGCAGTTCGGCTGGGATGAGCGCAAGGCGCAGGATTATCTGCATGAAGAGGAGAGTGGCCGCCACTCCTTCTTCCACAAATATCTGGGGCAAGACGAAAACGATCCGCTGCACTATGACCTGATTCTGAACGTGGCGCACCTTGGCCGCGAGGAGCAGGTGGCGGCGATCCTCGGCCTGTTCAACGAACGCCTGCCTAAGAAACCGAAACTATGA
- a CDS encoding DUF2141 domain-containing protein produces the protein MNRRRAVLALLLVLMVSAALPQTGEQARRGKIVVRVTGFAGDAGHARIGLFNQADSFPLDSAKALTGARVPVQNHEATAVFEDLPYGTYAVIAHHDANDNFRLDVNWLGRPREAYGASNNPRARLGPPRWKDAHFELQSDSTIIEIKLHT, from the coding sequence ATGAACCGGCGGCGCGCAGTCCTGGCGTTGCTGCTGGTGCTGATGGTCAGCGCGGCGCTGCCCCAGACCGGCGAGCAGGCGCGGCGGGGAAAAATCGTGGTGCGCGTCACGGGCTTTGCCGGTGACGCGGGACATGCGCGGATCGGACTGTTCAATCAGGCGGACAGTTTCCCGCTGGATTCGGCCAAGGCGCTGACCGGCGCGCGGGTGCCGGTGCAGAACCATGAGGCCACGGCGGTGTTCGAGGACTTGCCCTATGGCACCTATGCGGTGATTGCCCACCATGACGCCAACGACAATTTCCGCCTCGATGTGAACTGGCTGGGCAGACCCCGCGAAGCGTATGGCGCGTCGAATAACCCGCGGGCGCGGCTCGGTCCGCCGCGCTGGAAAGACGCGCACTTTGAGCTTCAGTCTGACAGTACTATCATAGAGATCAAACTGCACACTTAA